A portion of the Acidimicrobiales bacterium genome contains these proteins:
- a CDS encoding MerR family transcriptional regulator, whose amino-acid sequence MTEYRIDELARKAGTTVRNVRAYQARGLLAPPRRAGRAGLFDDSHLARLRLVAQMLDRGFTLANIGELVAAWENGHAVEEVLGDPLPTHVTADWLVATFGDSLADGEEGEALTAALDLGILEPDGDRFRVANPRLLRVAAELARAGVPFAALVEHARLLRRDVERIAGRFVDLVEVNVFRPRTGPDKLPSPEEAVQLTDLARRLRALADMAVLGELGLAIDQETRKHLRAHLE is encoded by the coding sequence ATGACCGAGTACCGCATCGACGAGCTGGCCCGGAAGGCCGGCACCACCGTCCGCAACGTGCGCGCCTACCAGGCGCGCGGGCTCCTGGCGCCGCCGCGGCGGGCCGGTCGGGCCGGCCTGTTCGACGACAGCCACCTGGCCCGCCTCCGCCTCGTCGCCCAGATGCTCGACCGGGGCTTCACCCTCGCCAACATCGGCGAGCTGGTGGCCGCCTGGGAGAACGGCCACGCCGTGGAGGAGGTGCTGGGCGATCCCCTTCCCACCCACGTGACCGCCGATTGGCTGGTGGCGACCTTCGGCGACTCGCTGGCCGACGGCGAGGAGGGCGAGGCGCTCACCGCGGCCCTCGACCTCGGCATCCTCGAGCCCGACGGCGACCGCTTCCGGGTGGCCAACCCCCGCCTGCTGCGGGTCGCGGCCGAGCTGGCCCGGGCGGGGGTCCCGTTCGCGGCGCTGGTGGAGCACGCCCGGCTGCTGCGGCGCGACGTCGAGCGCATCGCCGGCCGCTTCGTCGACCTGGTCGAGGTCAACGTCTTCCGCCCGCGGACCGGCCCCGACAAGCTGCCCTCGCCCGAGGAGGCCGTGCAGCTCACCGACCTGGCCCGCCGGCTGCGGGCGCTCGCCGACATGGCGGTGCTGGGCGAGCTCGGTCTCGCCATCGACCAGGAGACCCGCAAGCACCTGCGCGCCCACCTCGAATAG